The Caldisalinibacter kiritimatiensis sequence GCTTTTTAAATGATACTATTGAAAAGAAATACGATTATATTGCAGTAGACGGAATAAAAGAATGTATGAATCTTTTTGAATCTTTAAGTTCAGGGAATATAAATAATGTTTGTCTAGAAGTTAACGTATGTAAAGGCAGTTGTATAGGCGGTCCAGCTATGCCTAAAGAAGCATCAGATTATTATAAAAGATTAAACAAAGTTAAAGATTTTATAAATAAGCGAGTAGATTATAGTGAAAATGAGTACGAATATGACACTCAGTCAATTGATTTTTCAAAAAAGTTCTTTGATAGAAACATAGGAAAACAGAAAGCTAGTGAGGAAGAGATAAATAAAATTTTAAGGAAAATGGGTAAATATGAAAAAGCTGATGAGTTAAATTGTGGAGCGTGTGGTTATAACACTTGTAGAGAAAAGGCTCAGGCAGTATATGAAGGTATGGCTGAAATGGAAATGTGTTTGCCATATATGAGAAGTAAAGCAGAAAGCTTAAATAATATCATAGTTGAAAATAGTCCAAATGCGATAATACTTGTAGACGATGAAATGAGAGTAAAAGAGTTTAATCCTACAGCTGAAAGAATTTTTAATATTAAAGCAGAAAACATTATGGACAAGCCTATTTCAATATTGATTGATGATTCAAAATTTAGTGAAGTAAAAGAAAGTAAGAAAAGCATTCTAAAACAAAAGGTAAGTTATCCTGCTTATGGAGTTGTGTTAATGCAAAATATTGTATATTTGAAGAAGCAAAATGTAATTCTTGCTATTATGGTTGATATTACTGCTGAAGAAACAAATAGAAAAGAATTAATGAGGGTTAGAGAAAATACATTAGATGCAGCTCAAAGTGTAATTGAAAAACAAATGAGGGTTGCTCAAGAAATAGCTAGCCTACTTGGTGAAACTACAGCAGAGACAAAGATGATTTTAACCAAATTAAAACAACTTACTATGGGTGAAACAGGTGATATAAAGTGAAGTATTTTATAGACATAGCATATGACAGCATAAATAAGTACGGAGAAGAATTGTGTGGAGATAATGTAGAGATTATTAAAAATCATGATAGTGCTGTAATTGTTTTAGCTGATGGATTAGGAAGCGGAGTTAAGGCTAATATATTAGCAACTTTAACATCCAAGATAGCTGCTACTATGCTAAAAGAAGGTGCAAGCATTAATGAAACAATAGATACTATAGTACATACACTGCCTGTATGCAATATACGAAAATTGGCATATTCAACATTCACAATTATAAAAGTAAAAGATAATGGGGATGTATATGTTGCAGAATATGATAACCCACCTTTCTTTTTAGTTAAAAATAATGAAGTGATAGACGTAAAAAAAAGAGATACCAGTATAAATGGTAAAGTAGTAAAAGAAAGTAATTTTATGCTAAGTGAAGGTGATTCATTAACTGTAGTAAGTGATGGTGTAATACATGCAGGAGTAGGTGGTATTTTGAATTTGGGATGGAGATGGAATAATGTTGCTGAGTACTTAGAGAAAATATCCACTAGAAGGAAATGCTCGAAGAATATATCAAAGGATATAATTACGGTGTGTAAAAATTTTTATGTAAATAAACCAGGGGATGACACTACGGCTGTAACTGTAAAAATTAGAAAACCTGAAATTATAGATTTGTTTACAGGACCTCCTGAGGACAGAAACAAAGATAATTGGGTAGTTGAAAAACTAATCCAAGGACAAGGAAAAAAGATAGTTTGTGGAGGAACTGCTGCTAATATAGTTGCAAGGGAGTTAGGTGAAGAGCTAGTAGTAAATATGGATAACATGAACGAAGAGGTTCCTCCAACAGCAACCATTAAGGGGATTGATTTGGTGACTGAAGGAGTACTTACATTGAGTAAAGCAGTAGAAAAAATCAAAAAATATAATGACAATTTATCAAAAGATGATATAATATATAATCTGGAAGGTAAAGATGGAGCTTCACTTTTAGCTAAAACTTTAGTAGAAGATTGTACACACCTTAACCTCTGGGTTGGCAGGGCGATAAATCCAGCACATCAAAATCCTGATATGCCTGCTGATTTAAGTATTAAATTAAAAGTAGTGAATGAACTAACAAAATTAATGTCTGAGCTAGGGAAAAAAGTGAAACTAACATACATATAATGTGAGGTGTTTTGAATGAGAAAGTTTGAAAGTGATGTTCAATTAATCAAATATGAAGTTTTGAAAGAAGTTGCAAAACTAACAATGGAAGGTAATTTAAAAGCAAAATATCATACAATACCTAAAAAGATTATACCTGGTCCAGACCCAATGACAAGATGCTGTGTTTACAAGGAATGGGCAATTTTGGACGAAAGAGTTAAACTTGCAATGGGTGGAGATAAGGATAATGATAATATTATCGAGGTAATTGATATAGCGTGTGATGAATGTCCAGTAAATCGCTTTGTAGTTACTGAAGCATGTAGAGGATGTTTAGCTCACAGATGTTCTGAAGTTTGCCCAGTTGGAGCAATATATCATGTTGGTCATAGAGCATACATAGATCAAAGTAAATGTATAGAATGCGGTAAATGTAAAGAAGTATGCCCTTATAATGCTATAGCAGATGTAATGAGACCTTGTAGAAAGGCATGTAATGCTGGAGCACTTTCAATTGATGAAAATAAAAAGGTTGTTATTGATAACGAAAAGTGTATACAGTGTGGTGCATGCGTTTATCAGTGTCCTTTTGGGGCTATAATGGACAAGTCGTTCATAGTTGATGTTATAAAATTACTAAAAACAGCAAAAGAAGACAATGATATTCATGTTTATGCGGTAGTAGCACCTGCAATATCTAGTCAATTTACTTATGCTAAAATAGAACAAGTAATTACAGGAATAAGAAAATTAGGATTCCATGATGTAGTGGAAGTCGCTCTTGGTGCAGATATAGTAGCTCAGCATGAAGCAAAAGAATTTGCTGAAAGTGTTGAAGAAAAAGGAGTAGTTACAACATCATGCTGTCCAGCTTTTGTATCTTATATAGAGAAAAATTACCCAGAGTTAAAAGATAATATTTCAAATACTGTATCTCCAATGATTGCTATTTCTAGACTGATTAAACACTTAGACGAAAAAGCAAAAATAGTATTCATAGGACCATGTACAGCTAAAAAAATGGAAATACAAAGAGAGGAACTAAAAGGAGAAACGGATTATGTAATTACATTTGAAGAGTTAGCGGCAATGCTTGATGCTGCTGAAATAAAATTAGAAGAATGTGAAGAGGGTGTATTAAATAATGCTTCATTCTTTGGAAGAATATTTGCCCGATCTGGAGGAGTAACTGATGCTATAAAACATGTAATTGAAGAAGAAAATCTTGATGTTGACTTTAAACCAGTAAGTTGTGATGGTTTAGATGAATGTGATAAAGCTTTAAAAATTGCTAGAGTAAATAGATTAAATGGGAACTTCATAGAAGGTATGGCTTGTAAAGGTGGTTGTATTGGTGGTGCAGCATCATTACATCATGGGCCAAAGGATAAAAAAGAAGTTGATAAGTATGGAAAACTTGCAGCGGAAAACAGTGTAAAGGATGCTTTGAGGGTATTTGAATTAGATAAGATTAATTTAGATAGAAAGGCTGAATAGTGAAATGAGGGGGTATTATCCCCTCATTTTTACATAAGTGATGCTAAAATAAGTAACTCTTCATTATCCTCATATATCTTTGGAAACTGTGTTATAGGTAGTGGATTTCTACCTTTACCAACTTCTACTGTATAGCCTGGTCTAC is a genomic window containing:
- a CDS encoding [Fe-Fe] hydrogenase large subunit C-terminal domain-containing protein; the encoded protein is MKFLNFSEANCKNCYKCLRHCPVKAIKIKNGQANIVEERCIGCGQCLVVCPQEARNVKSDLNEVKEAINNKKRVIASIAPSFAGAFELKSGGEIVTALKKMGFSIVEETAIGAEVVAKLYKDYITDGESENLITTSCPSANYLIEKYFPSLVKYMIPVVSPMIAHGKMIKHKYGMDSYVVFIGPCTSKKIEAVNFQHKGIIDAVLTFEELSDWFLEEGIKLNELKPQSFDAQAHKKGRGFPIGGGVIKSFLNDTIEKKYDYIAVDGIKECMNLFESLSSGNINNVCLEVNVCKGSCIGGPAMPKEASDYYKRLNKVKDFINKRVDYSENEYEYDTQSIDFSKKFFDRNIGKQKASEEEINKILRKMGKYEKADELNCGACGYNTCREKAQAVYEGMAEMEMCLPYMRSKAESLNNIIVENSPNAIILVDDEMRVKEFNPTAERIFNIKAENIMDKPISILIDDSKFSEVKESKKSILKQKVSYPAYGVVLMQNIVYLKKQNVILAIMVDITAEETNRKELMRVRENTLDAAQSVIEKQMRVAQEIASLLGETTAETKMILTKLKQLTMGETGDIK
- a CDS encoding SpoIIE family protein phosphatase produces the protein MKYFIDIAYDSINKYGEELCGDNVEIIKNHDSAVIVLADGLGSGVKANILATLTSKIAATMLKEGASINETIDTIVHTLPVCNIRKLAYSTFTIIKVKDNGDVYVAEYDNPPFFLVKNNEVIDVKKRDTSINGKVVKESNFMLSEGDSLTVVSDGVIHAGVGGILNLGWRWNNVAEYLEKISTRRKCSKNISKDIITVCKNFYVNKPGDDTTAVTVKIRKPEIIDLFTGPPEDRNKDNWVVEKLIQGQGKKIVCGGTAANIVARELGEELVVNMDNMNEEVPPTATIKGIDLVTEGVLTLSKAVEKIKKYNDNLSKDDIIYNLEGKDGASLLAKTLVEDCTHLNLWVGRAINPAHQNPDMPADLSIKLKVVNELTKLMSELGKKVKLTYI
- a CDS encoding 4Fe-4S dicluster domain-containing protein; this encodes MRKFESDVQLIKYEVLKEVAKLTMEGNLKAKYHTIPKKIIPGPDPMTRCCVYKEWAILDERVKLAMGGDKDNDNIIEVIDIACDECPVNRFVVTEACRGCLAHRCSEVCPVGAIYHVGHRAYIDQSKCIECGKCKEVCPYNAIADVMRPCRKACNAGALSIDENKKVVIDNEKCIQCGACVYQCPFGAIMDKSFIVDVIKLLKTAKEDNDIHVYAVVAPAISSQFTYAKIEQVITGIRKLGFHDVVEVALGADIVAQHEAKEFAESVEEKGVVTTSCCPAFVSYIEKNYPELKDNISNTVSPMIAISRLIKHLDEKAKIVFIGPCTAKKMEIQREELKGETDYVITFEELAAMLDAAEIKLEECEEGVLNNASFFGRIFARSGGVTDAIKHVIEEENLDVDFKPVSCDGLDECDKALKIARVNRLNGNFIEGMACKGGCIGGAASLHHGPKDKKEVDKYGKLAAENSVKDALRVFELDKINLDRKAE